GTTCGCCAGCCAGGACAAAAACCAGATCATTCGGATCCTGATTTCCAATTTCCTGGTGCAGCATATCAACCAGATTTCGCTGGATGTCCTGACGTTCGCTGTTCCAGGTATCAATTTGAGCTGCCCGGCGTTTGGCTTGATCCAGCGATTTAGAGTCAAAGAGATCAACGACACTTAAGGTTGAGCCATCAATCCGGCCTGCGGCATTGATTCGGGGTCCAAGCCGGAACCCCAGGTCCGAAGCTGCAATCCGTTTTCCAGTGAGGCCCGCTACTTCCAGTAATGCCGTCAGTCCCGGATTACTTGATCCAGTACTTAAGCCTTTCAGGCCATTGGCCACAATCGCGCGATTTGAAGGACTGGAAAGCGGTACCAGATCCGCAACTGTTCCAATGGCCACCAGTTTGGTCAACGATTCGACAATTCGATCACGTTTGGGGTGATCGGCCAGGAGTGCCCGCCCAAATTGTAGGCTTAATCCACAGGCAGCCAGATCCTTTTCGGGGTACTCGCAGCCAGATTGCTTAGGGCAGACAATAATGGCATCTGGCGGAACGGAGCTTCCGAGCACCGTGTGGTGGTCAAGGCAAATACCGGTTATGCCTCGTTCACGAACCATGGCCCATTCTTTATAGGCGGTAATTCCAATATCAACTGAAATCAGGACCCGGACATCATCTATTGCGGCGCGCTCGACAATTCCGGCATTGAGGCCATATCCATCGCGTTCGCGGTCAGGCACGTGAAACGACAAAAATTCATCGGCGGCGGGCGACAAAATCCGAAAGACATTCAGCAAGGTGATTAACCCAGTGGTTCCGTCACAGTCATAATCACCAACAATGCGAACTTTTTCCCGGCGTGCCAGGGCACCACTGACAACCTGCACGGCTTCCTGGAGGTTTCTCATCCCATGTGGGTCGGGAATATCCGCCAGACTTGGGTTGAGAAAACGTTCAGCCTCAGCCAGTGTGGAAATTCCGCGGCTCACCAGACATTGGGCAAGTAATGGTGGGATGGAGAGTTCCTGGATCAGTAAACGGATTGTGGCCTGGTCTCCCTCAAGCAGTTTCCAGGACGAATTGGTGAGGGATAATGAAGAGTCAGGTGATGAACGCTTTAAACCCAGCTTGGTATCAAACATCATGAGAAAACAACAACTGTAATCCGGGCAATACACACTTCACTGGGAATGTCGTGCCAGCAAAAAACCAGTTAGTGGT
This genomic interval from Acidobacteriota bacterium contains the following:
- the recJ gene encoding single-stranded-DNA-specific exonuclease RecJ; amino-acid sequence: MMFDTKLGLKRSSPDSSLSLTNSSWKLLEGDQATIRLLIQELSIPPLLAQCLVSRGISTLAEAERFLNPSLADIPDPHGMRNLQEAVQVVSGALARREKVRIVGDYDCDGTTGLITLLNVFRILSPAADEFLSFHVPDRERDGYGLNAGIVERAAIDDVRVLISVDIGITAYKEWAMVRERGITGICLDHHTVLGSSVPPDAIIVCPKQSGCEYPEKDLAACGLSLQFGRALLADHPKRDRIVESLTKLVAIGTVADLVPLSSPSNRAIVANGLKGLSTGSSNPGLTALLEVAGLTGKRIAASDLGFRLGPRINAAGRIDGSTLSVVDLFDSKSLDQAKRRAAQIDTWNSERQDIQRNLVDMLHQEIGNQDPNDLVFVLAGEHQAGWHQGVVGIAASKVVEQYHRPALVCSIRGNHAHGSARSIPQFNMVNALQHIHDGLFHRYGGHAAAAGFSLPTEAIPELRNRINEYARSILSQEDLIQTRRYDGTTSLGQITPQLIESLARLAPYGINNPAPRLVVAATVTDRKILREHHLKLWLVDGNVRMEAIWWQRADLSDQIPVGVPIQVLGRIELNEWNGMSRPQMIIEDIRLAS